A single genomic interval of Macadamia integrifolia cultivar HAES 741 chromosome 6, SCU_Mint_v3, whole genome shotgun sequence harbors:
- the LOC122081337 gene encoding uncharacterized protein LOC122081337: MNHHQHHHKPQRPPSGRTNLASCIVATIFLICVVMVILIVFFTVFKPKEPMISVNTVQLPTFSMSNGTVNFIFSQYVSVRNPNRAVFTHYDSSLQLLYSDNQVGFMFIPAGDIDAGRTKYMSATFSVQSFPLTTAAPASTTVENVEQNPTTITNGFDGFKMGPTLEIESMMRMAGRVRVLRFFTHHVETRSGCRVTIAVSDGSVLGFHC; this comes from the coding sequence ATGAATCATCACCAGCACCACCATAAACCACAGAGACCTCCATCAGGGCGGACGAATCTCGCATCATGTATAGTGGCAACGATCTTCTTGATCTGCGTGGTCATGGTGATCCTCATCGTCTTCTTTACCGTGTTCAAGCCCAAGGAACCCATGATCTCTGTCAACACCGTTCAGCTCCCAACCTTCTCCATGTCCAACGGCACCGTCAACTTCATCTTCTCTCAGTACGTGTCTGTAaggaaccccaaccgtgccGTCTTCACCCACTACGACAGCTCCCTTCAGCTACTCTACTCTGATAACCAAGTGGGTTTCATGTTCATCCCCGCCGGCGACATCGACGCTGGCCGCACTAAGTACATGTCTGCCACCTTCTCTGTTCAATCTTTCCCTCTAACCACGGCAGCTCCGGCTTCGACGACGGTGGAGAATGTGGAGCAGAACCCGACGACCATCACCAACGGCTTCGATGGGTTCAAGATGGGACCCACTTTGGAGATTGAGTCGATGATGAGAATGGCTGGTAGGGTAAGGGTTCTGCGCTTCTTCACCCATCATGTGGAGACCAGGTCTGGTTGTAGGGTCACCATTGCCGTCAGTGATGGATCCGTTCTGGGGTTTCATTGCtga